The Limnochorda sp. LNt genome includes a region encoding these proteins:
- a CDS encoding thermonuclease family protein has translation MSPLPRPTLRRRSSLPRRAPARGRRVLVAALLLTMAAVAYARMTTRWAPAPDAADLARLKPPEGAVLLTDRVVDVIDADTIRTARYGRVRYIGIDTPELDDPDPDVRRMAQEARRANARLVAGRQVQLLPDVQSHDRYGRLLAYVWVDGLFVNAWLVQQRYAAVMTVPPNVRYAAQLVELERDARRSGRGLWAARAR, from the coding sequence TCCGCTGCCCCGCCCGACGCTGCGCCGCCGCTCGTCGTTGCCCCGGCGTGCCCCGGCCAGGGGCCGACGCGTACTGGTCGCGGCGTTGCTGCTGACCATGGCCGCCGTCGCCTACGCCCGCATGACGACCCGGTGGGCGCCCGCCCCCGACGCGGCCGACCTGGCCCGCCTCAAGCCGCCCGAGGGAGCCGTCCTCCTGACCGACCGGGTCGTCGACGTCATCGATGCCGACACCATCCGCACGGCCCGGTACGGTCGGGTGCGCTACATCGGCATCGACACGCCCGAGCTGGACGACCCCGATCCCGACGTGCGGCGCATGGCCCAGGAGGCCCGGCGGGCCAACGCGCGGCTGGTGGCCGGACGACAGGTCCAGCTCCTGCCGGACGTGCAGAGCCACGACCGCTACGGCCGGCTGCTGGCCTACGTCTGGGTCGACGGGCTCTTCGTCAATGCCTGGCTGGTCCAGCAGCGCTACGCGGCCGTCATGACCGTGCCGCCCAATGTGCGCTACGCAGCCCAGCTGGTCGAGCTCGAGCGCGACGCCCGCCGCTCGGGGCGGGGGCTGTGGGCGGCGAGGGCTCGCTAG
- a CDS encoding adenosine-specific kinase, with the protein MVQLELVPIDKPDEANVILGQSHFIKTVEDLHEAMANAGGRIRFGIAFNEASGPCLVRHSGNDARLEQAAVANAQRVGAGHFFVIVMEDGFPINVLNAIKQVPEVCRIFCATANPVQVVVAETDQGRGVLGVVDGLAVKGVEGEQEIQERKALLRRFGYKL; encoded by the coding sequence ATGGTGCAGCTGGAGCTGGTCCCTATCGACAAGCCCGATGAGGCCAACGTCATCCTGGGCCAGAGCCACTTCATCAAGACGGTCGAGGACCTCCACGAGGCCATGGCCAACGCCGGCGGTCGCATCCGATTCGGCATCGCCTTCAACGAGGCATCGGGGCCGTGCCTGGTGCGGCACTCGGGCAACGACGCCCGGCTCGAGCAGGCGGCCGTGGCCAACGCCCAGAGGGTGGGGGCGGGCCACTTCTTCGTCATCGTCATGGAGGACGGCTTTCCCATCAACGTCCTCAACGCCATCAAGCAGGTGCCCGAGGTCTGCCGGATCTTCTGCGCCACGGCCAATCCCGTGCAGGTGGTGGTGGCAGAGACCGATCAGGGGCGCGGCGTGCTGGGCGTGGTCGACGGCCTGGCCGTCAAGGGGGTCGAGGGCGAGCAGGAGATCCAGGAGCGCAAGGCGCTCTTGAGGCGCTTCGGCTACAAGCTGTGA
- a CDS encoding DUF429 domain-containing protein, whose protein sequence is MRFVGVDLAWTDHRGSGLVVLDERGRVESWAYRVELEAVASFCLAQTRDEPAMVAVDAPLCVPNETGHRAVDRALMRLFAGRRLGVHAASRRRLLQVYGGLRGERLVERLAGRGCPVIEVYPHAALVAWLDLPAPLAYKRGSRHERLAGLQRLATLLRRRAGADPPLDVDGVPWLPEPGEAAESRAAVERMESLLDALICAHVAAFWHRWGTARCARLGEGETAYLVTPLPKPGAAHPWREEGEDGAAGAGPYRQAR, encoded by the coding sequence ATGCGGTTCGTCGGGGTGGACCTGGCCTGGACCGACCACCGGGGAAGCGGCCTGGTCGTGCTCGACGAGCGGGGCCGGGTCGAGTCGTGGGCCTACCGGGTCGAGCTGGAGGCCGTGGCCAGCTTCTGCCTCGCGCAGACTCGGGACGAGCCGGCCATGGTCGCCGTCGATGCCCCGCTGTGCGTACCCAACGAGACGGGGCACCGAGCGGTCGATCGGGCCTTGATGCGGCTGTTCGCGGGCCGGCGCCTCGGCGTCCACGCAGCCAGCCGCCGCCGGCTGCTCCAGGTCTACGGCGGCCTGCGGGGCGAGCGGCTCGTGGAGCGGCTGGCAGGCCGAGGATGCCCGGTCATCGAAGTCTACCCGCACGCCGCGCTCGTCGCGTGGCTGGACCTGCCGGCCCCGCTGGCCTACAAGCGGGGCTCGCGGCACGAGCGGCTGGCGGGGCTGCAGCGGCTGGCGACGCTGCTGCGGCGACGTGCCGGCGCCGACCCGCCACTGGACGTCGACGGCGTGCCGTGGCTGCCCGAGCCAGGGGAGGCTGCGGAGTCGAGGGCCGCGGTGGAGCGGATGGAGAGCCTGCTGGATGCCTTGATCTGCGCCCATGTCGCCGCCTTCTGGCACCGGTGGGGTACGGCCCGTTGCGCCCGGTTGGGGGAGGGCGAGACAGCCTATCTCGTGACGCCGCTGCCGAAGCCCGGGGCGGCACATCCCTGGCGGGAGGAGGGTGAGGATGGTGCAGCTGGAGCTGGTCCCTATCGACAAGCCCGATGA
- a CDS encoding alpha/beta hydrolase family protein, producing MTPRRRAGEVEQLAGPAVILRPVEADGQRLVMARPSPGRRRAPVVLLLPGLFQEPGSLYAAMYRLARGGVVAATLGRVHPLGAAGAPDITGRLEAWLEEALRRARQAVEALAGSPGVDPGRVGLMGVSAGGWVALRLAETLGEGASEQGRVVAVAAVLSGPGWRRIPPAMANVLAEAGVRCSPEALRRPVDPARAPLLHPGDLDERAERLRRCAVLLVGGGRDPVVDVDEVRALYRALVAGRPDAGERLQLVLYPALGHRLTPPMEARALSWLLWMLGAGALRDD from the coding sequence GTGACGCCCCGGCGTCGTGCCGGGGAGGTGGAGCAGCTGGCCGGGCCCGCCGTCATCCTGCGTCCCGTCGAGGCGGACGGCCAGCGGTTGGTGATGGCTCGCCCCTCCCCCGGTCGGCGCCGCGCGCCCGTCGTGTTGCTGCTGCCGGGGCTCTTCCAGGAGCCGGGCTCCCTCTACGCGGCGATGTACCGCCTGGCCCGCGGTGGCGTGGTGGCGGCCACCTTGGGGCGGGTGCACCCTCTCGGAGCGGCGGGAGCTCCGGACATCACCGGCCGCCTCGAGGCCTGGCTGGAGGAGGCGCTCCGGCGCGCGCGGCAGGCGGTCGAGGCGCTGGCGGGCTCACCTGGCGTCGACCCCGGGCGCGTGGGGCTGATGGGGGTCTCGGCGGGCGGTTGGGTCGCGCTCCGTCTGGCCGAGACCCTCGGCGAGGGGGCGTCGGAGCAGGGGCGGGTGGTGGCGGTGGCGGCGGTGCTGAGCGGTCCCGGCTGGCGCCGCATCCCCCCAGCGATGGCCAATGTCCTGGCCGAGGCAGGAGTGCGGTGCTCGCCCGAGGCGCTGAGGCGCCCCGTGGATCCGGCCCGTGCCCCCTTGCTCCACCCCGGTGACCTGGACGAGCGGGCCGAGCGGTTGCGCCGCTGTGCCGTCCTGCTGGTGGGCGGCGGACGGGATCCGGTCGTCGACGTCGACGAGGTGCGGGCCTTGTACCGCGCCTTGGTGGCCGGGCGGCCCGACGCCGGCGAGCGGCTGCAGTTGGTCCTCTACCCCGCTCTGGGGCATCGCCTGACGCCGCCCATGGAGGCGAGGGCGCTCTCCTGGCTGCTCTGGATGCTCGGAGCCGGGGCGCTCCGTGACGACTGA
- a CDS encoding bifunctional diguanylate cyclase/phosphohydrolase — protein MATRSIGRHASAFGRRPVGVEPRLARSLDRLTRYGQQAAGASDAAAILRLTVDAAIGVLHAQAAAVLTLDAGEGRWDVAACSGVSPQAVREWLQRVDGGSLSQALGRSRLVEWTASAGPHEEGAAGQRPTAWPGRRLIGAPMTGRGRRPIGILVVSVRPGRGLPQALRSRLAELLAQMASAACDRATLASEGRELYLSGIRSLVAAIDARDPSARGHSQRVAFYSRRIAEVLGMAPEWVERVELAALLHDVGKIGIADSVLRKPGPLDPAERAVMMAHAELGARIVGANPALAELVPLVRHHHEWYSGRGYPDGLKGEAIPLGAAIISVADAFDTMTTGRPYRRASSLEEAMEELRRSAGTQFHPRVVEALAEALAEDEAAGAAYVFQLRGWVQEGGERDAVREGPPPPAGEVAASPEATSRDWPGLEGARVVPPPSDRQAGRITPAHTKQLAALYRLAQALHDILDLPSLLQHVLRIIQTELGFRDCALFLVDRQSEDLLLVAASGAFAGLEGLRLAKDQGVNGWVATHGLPVLVPDVSREPRYHPGPPTTRSEVVVPMVAGSRVIGTLTVDSSRLDAFSVEEVQILATIAQQAAVAVEVAQMHEQSRRDAVRDGLTQLYNHRHFYDRLEAEVERAARFGQGLQVALGDIDRLKEINDNFGHLAGDAVLVTLARVLRDHARRYDTVARYGGDEFAIIMPQTDRQGARAAIARLDRAIAEATVDWQGARLALPWVSWGVAGFPEDGSRPSELVAAADARMYEAKRRRVRAQEGGSR, from the coding sequence GTGGCGACGCGGTCCATCGGGAGGCACGCTTCAGCCTTTGGGCGCCGTCCAGTCGGCGTCGAGCCGCGCCTGGCCCGCAGCCTGGACCGCCTGACCCGGTACGGCCAGCAGGCCGCGGGCGCCTCCGATGCCGCGGCGATCCTCCGCCTCACGGTCGACGCGGCCATCGGCGTCCTGCACGCCCAGGCGGCGGCCGTCTTGACGCTCGACGCTGGTGAGGGGCGCTGGGATGTGGCCGCGTGCTCGGGCGTCTCGCCGCAGGCCGTGCGCGAGTGGCTCCAGCGGGTCGACGGCGGCTCCCTGTCGCAGGCCCTGGGGCGGTCGCGCCTGGTGGAGTGGACCGCGTCGGCAGGCCCTCACGAGGAGGGAGCCGCCGGGCAACGGCCGACCGCATGGCCGGGACGGCGACTGATCGGCGCGCCCATGACGGGGCGTGGTCGACGCCCCATCGGCATCCTGGTGGTGAGCGTGCGGCCGGGCCGCGGGCTGCCGCAGGCCCTGAGGAGTCGCCTGGCGGAGTTGCTGGCCCAGATGGCCTCGGCGGCGTGCGATCGGGCGACGCTGGCTTCGGAGGGGCGCGAGCTCTACCTGTCCGGCATCCGCTCCCTGGTGGCCGCGATCGATGCGCGCGACCCGTCGGCTCGGGGCCACAGCCAGCGGGTGGCCTTCTACAGCCGGCGCATCGCCGAAGTGCTGGGGATGGCCCCCGAGTGGGTCGAGCGGGTCGAACTGGCGGCCTTGTTGCACGACGTGGGCAAGATCGGCATCGCCGACTCGGTGTTGCGCAAGCCGGGGCCCCTGGATCCGGCGGAGCGGGCGGTGATGATGGCCCACGCCGAGCTGGGGGCCCGGATCGTCGGGGCCAACCCGGCCCTGGCCGAGCTGGTGCCGTTGGTGCGGCACCATCACGAGTGGTACTCCGGCCGGGGTTACCCCGATGGCCTCAAGGGGGAGGCCATCCCGCTGGGGGCCGCCATCATCTCGGTGGCCGACGCCTTCGACACCATGACCACGGGGCGTCCGTACCGCAGGGCCTCCAGCCTGGAGGAGGCCATGGAGGAGCTGCGGCGTTCCGCCGGCACCCAGTTCCACCCCAGGGTGGTGGAGGCGCTGGCCGAGGCCCTGGCCGAGGACGAGGCGGCGGGAGCGGCCTACGTCTTTCAGTTGCGGGGTTGGGTGCAGGAGGGCGGCGAGCGCGATGCGGTCCGGGAGGGACCGCCCCCGCCGGCGGGGGAGGTGGCCGCTTCGCCCGAGGCGACGAGCCGCGACTGGCCTGGCCTCGAGGGCGCCCGGGTGGTGCCACCGCCGTCGGACCGCCAGGCGGGTCGCATCACGCCGGCCCACACCAAGCAACTGGCGGCTCTTTACCGGCTGGCCCAGGCCCTCCACGACATCCTCGATCTGCCATCCCTCCTGCAGCACGTCTTGCGCATCATCCAGACCGAGCTGGGCTTCAGGGATTGCGCCCTCTTCCTGGTGGACCGCCAGTCGGAGGACCTGCTGCTGGTGGCGGCGTCAGGGGCCTTCGCCGGGCTGGAGGGGCTGCGGCTCGCCAAGGACCAGGGGGTCAACGGGTGGGTCGCGACGCACGGCCTGCCGGTGCTGGTCCCTGACGTCAGCCGGGAGCCCCGGTATCACCCCGGGCCGCCCACGACCCGCAGCGAGGTGGTGGTGCCGATGGTGGCGGGCTCCCGGGTCATCGGGACGCTGACCGTCGACTCCAGTCGTCTCGACGCGTTCAGCGTGGAGGAGGTCCAGATCCTGGCCACCATCGCCCAGCAGGCGGCCGTCGCCGTCGAGGTGGCCCAGATGCACGAGCAATCCCGCCGCGACGCCGTGCGCGACGGCCTGACCCAACTCTACAACCACCGTCACTTCTACGACCGGCTCGAGGCCGAGGTGGAGCGTGCCGCACGCTTCGGACAGGGGTTGCAGGTGGCCCTGGGTGACATCGACCGCCTCAAGGAGATCAACGACAACTTCGGCCACCTGGCCGGTGACGCGGTGCTGGTGACGCTGGCCCGGGTCCTTCGCGACCATGCCCGTCGCTACGACACCGTGGCCCGCTACGGCGGGGACGAGTTCGCCATCATCATGCCACAAACCGACCGGCAGGGCGCCCGGGCCGCCATCGCCCGGCTCGATCGGGCCATCGCCGAGGCTACGGTCGACTGGCAGGGTGCCCGGCTGGCGCTGCCCTGGGTCAGCTGGGGGGTGGCCGGCTTCCCCGAGGACGGCAGCCGGCCGTCCGAGCTGGTCGCGGCCGCTGACGCCCGCATGTACGAGGCCAAGCGCCGCCGCGTGCGGGCCCAGGAGGGCGGGTCGCGGTGA
- a CDS encoding MarR family winged helix-turn-helix transcriptional regulator, which translates to MWRLTLEPQRPLQLEMLADFFVELVFDVVTTRTLSDAGSDITVSQLECLKYLQRHGACSAAELAEGLHMSPPAITKLVDRLVRKGLVMRRDRPDDRRSVEISLTEAGQQAVEAIRRRRTQVFEMILSRMTPEDQEMLERSLRAFVAAGLNDPGVVEALCLRCGDESTPECPLIDAYRVLTGNPLQCR; encoded by the coding sequence ATGTGGCGATTGACCCTCGAGCCGCAGCGGCCCCTCCAGCTGGAGATGCTGGCCGACTTCTTCGTGGAGCTCGTCTTCGACGTCGTCACCACCCGCACGCTCTCCGACGCCGGCTCGGACATCACGGTCTCGCAACTGGAGTGTCTCAAGTACCTTCAGCGCCACGGCGCCTGCTCGGCCGCCGAGCTGGCCGAGGGACTGCACATGAGCCCCCCGGCCATCACCAAGCTGGTGGATCGCCTGGTACGCAAGGGCCTGGTCATGCGGCGTGACCGGCCCGACGACCGCCGCTCCGTGGAGATATCGCTGACGGAGGCCGGTCAGCAGGCGGTGGAGGCCATCCGGCGTCGGCGCACCCAGGTCTTCGAGATGATCCTCAGCCGCATGACCCCCGAGGATCAGGAGATGCTGGAGCGCTCCCTGCGGGCCTTCGTGGCGGCAGGCCTCAACGACCCCGGGGTGGTCGAGGCGCTGTGCCTGCGCTGCGGAGACGAGAGCACGCCGGAGTGCCCGCTCATCGACGCCTACCGCGTCCTGACCGGCAACCCGCTGCAGTGCCGCTGA
- a CDS encoding 2-oxoacid:ferredoxin oxidoreductase subunit beta, which produces MSTVKSSALPRLQDGVRMTPADYKGIKPIWCPGCGDYGILNALIQVLARNQVDPARLAIVSGIGCSGRFPAFVKSYGFHGVHGRVLPVATGLKLARPDMTVVAVGGDGDGLAIGMGHLPHAIRRNVDITYLLFDNHIYGLTKGQPSPTTEVGHKTHASPFGVSEYPINPLALALVAGATFVARGFSSHTRHLADLIEAALEHRGFSFVQIMTPCVTFYDTYKQWKQQAWELGEDHDPSDFQAALRLATEAEGMPIGIFYRVERPTLMDRLAAGAKDAVRLQSGTRYDREADARQIDALLQRYR; this is translated from the coding sequence ATGAGCACGGTCAAGTCGTCGGCTCTTCCCCGGCTCCAGGACGGGGTCCGCATGACGCCGGCGGACTACAAGGGCATCAAGCCCATCTGGTGCCCCGGTTGCGGCGACTACGGCATCCTCAACGCGCTCATCCAGGTGCTGGCGCGCAACCAGGTGGACCCCGCGCGCCTCGCCATCGTCTCGGGCATCGGCTGCTCGGGGCGCTTCCCGGCTTTCGTCAAGAGCTACGGCTTCCACGGCGTGCACGGCCGGGTGCTGCCGGTGGCCACCGGGCTCAAGCTGGCCCGCCCCGACATGACGGTCGTCGCGGTCGGGGGCGACGGCGACGGGCTGGCCATCGGCATGGGTCACCTGCCCCACGCCATCCGGCGCAACGTCGACATCACCTACCTGCTCTTCGACAACCACATCTACGGCCTGACCAAGGGGCAGCCCTCACCGACCACCGAGGTAGGGCACAAGACCCACGCCTCTCCCTTCGGGGTCTCGGAGTACCCCATCAACCCGCTGGCGCTGGCGCTGGTGGCGGGAGCGACCTTCGTGGCGCGGGGTTTCTCCAGCCACACCCGGCACCTGGCCGATCTCATCGAGGCGGCGCTGGAGCACCGGGGTTTCAGCTTCGTGCAGATCATGACGCCCTGCGTCACCTTCTACGACACCTACAAGCAGTGGAAGCAGCAGGCGTGGGAGCTGGGGGAGGACCACGATCCGTCGGACTTCCAGGCGGCGCTACGGCTGGCCACCGAGGCGGAAGGGATGCCCATCGGCATCTTCTACCGGGTGGAGCGGCCCACGCTGATGGACCGGCTCGCGGCAGGCGCGAAGGATGCCGTGCGGCTCCAGAGCGGCACGCGTTACGACCGCGAGGCCGACGCCCGGCAGATCGACGCCCTGCTGCAGCGCTACCGCTGA
- a CDS encoding 2-oxoacid:acceptor oxidoreductase subunit alpha, producing the protein MAEAVKALTIARRRGMTIRVAGESGEGVITAGEMLTWALARAGLWVTTFRTYPAEIKGGPCMFQVRFDRKPLDSPTGPADVLIAFNDEAIALHQESVRPGGVILYDRHDDGSEPEGLRADVTARAVPFGKVALESLQSRLAKNMVALGATYAAMDLPLDSAKEFVARRFASKGESVVSVNVRALELGYELAREQLEGLGRLAELSEVDGATTGAADSGTGRMVISGNQALSIGAIAGGCRYYAGYPITPASDILELMAAQLPAFGGVAVQTEDEMAALASALGASFGGVPSMTATSGPGLSLMVELIGLGVMSELPVVVVDVQRAGPSTGMPTKTEQGDLNLAVYGGHGDAPRIVVAPVSVADCLEVGRRAFQLAGRYQTPVIVLSELVLAQRTESLPVPRGAELLLEPEWGGTGANGKSNGALDGHYRRYVDTEDGISSRPLPGDPAGLHVITGLEHDEYGHPNYEPAMHRRMSEKRRRKLEALQREVEADPRAWVARFGPEGARIGLLGWGSTYGAAREAAALAEQMGIAVQGLWVKMLSPLPTRTVEAFVRGLDVVIVPEVNASGQLARYLEANGIRGRIVPLVKYEGLPFSAEEILARIVEVAKGS; encoded by the coding sequence ATGGCGGAGGCCGTGAAAGCGCTCACCATCGCTCGTCGCCGGGGGATGACCATCCGGGTGGCCGGAGAGTCGGGCGAGGGGGTCATCACGGCAGGGGAGATGCTGACCTGGGCGCTGGCCCGGGCCGGCCTGTGGGTCACCACGTTTCGCACCTATCCTGCCGAGATCAAGGGCGGGCCCTGCATGTTCCAGGTGCGCTTCGACCGCAAGCCCCTGGACTCCCCGACGGGACCGGCCGACGTCCTCATCGCCTTCAACGACGAGGCCATCGCCCTGCATCAAGAGTCGGTGCGCCCGGGGGGCGTCATCCTCTACGATCGCCACGACGACGGCAGCGAGCCGGAGGGGCTCAGGGCCGACGTGACCGCCCGGGCGGTGCCCTTCGGCAAGGTGGCGCTGGAGAGCTTGCAGAGCCGCCTCGCGAAGAACATGGTGGCCCTGGGCGCGACCTACGCGGCCATGGACCTGCCGCTGGACTCGGCCAAGGAGTTCGTCGCTCGCCGGTTCGCCTCCAAGGGCGAGAGCGTGGTCTCCGTCAACGTCCGTGCCCTGGAGCTGGGCTACGAGCTGGCCCGTGAGCAGCTCGAGGGGCTGGGGCGGCTGGCCGAGCTCTCCGAGGTCGATGGCGCGACGACCGGGGCTGCCGACAGCGGCACCGGCCGCATGGTCATCTCGGGCAACCAGGCCCTCAGCATCGGGGCCATCGCGGGCGGCTGCCGCTACTACGCCGGCTACCCCATCACCCCCGCCAGCGACATCCTGGAGTTGATGGCGGCGCAGCTGCCCGCCTTCGGCGGGGTCGCGGTGCAGACCGAGGACGAGATGGCGGCTCTGGCTTCGGCGCTGGGCGCCTCCTTCGGCGGCGTGCCGTCGATGACCGCCACGTCGGGCCCCGGCCTCTCGCTGATGGTGGAGCTGATCGGGCTGGGGGTCATGAGCGAGCTGCCCGTGGTCGTCGTGGACGTGCAGCGAGCCGGCCCTAGCACGGGCATGCCCACCAAGACCGAGCAGGGCGACCTCAATCTGGCGGTCTACGGCGGTCACGGCGATGCGCCGCGTATCGTGGTGGCCCCCGTCAGTGTGGCCGACTGCCTGGAGGTGGGGCGCCGGGCCTTCCAGCTGGCCGGCCGCTACCAGACACCGGTCATCGTGCTGAGCGAGCTGGTGCTGGCCCAGCGGACCGAGAGCCTGCCCGTGCCCCGCGGGGCCGAGCTGCTGCTCGAGCCGGAGTGGGGCGGCACCGGCGCCAACGGCAAGTCCAACGGCGCGCTCGACGGGCACTATCGCCGCTACGTGGATACAGAAGACGGGATCTCCAGCCGCCCGTTGCCGGGCGATCCGGCCGGGCTGCACGTCATCACGGGTCTGGAGCATGACGAGTACGGTCACCCCAACTACGAGCCGGCGATGCACCGGCGCATGTCGGAGAAGCGCCGGCGCAAGCTCGAGGCGCTCCAGCGGGAGGTGGAGGCCGACCCCCGCGCCTGGGTGGCGCGCTTCGGCCCGGAGGGAGCCCGCATCGGACTGCTGGGGTGGGGCTCGACCTACGGCGCCGCCAGGGAGGCGGCCGCCCTGGCGGAGCAGATGGGCATCGCCGTGCAGGGTCTGTGGGTCAAGATGCTCTCGCCCCTGCCGACCCGCACGGTGGAGGCGTTCGTGCGCGGCCTGGACGTGGTCATCGTCCCGGAGGTCAACGCCAGCGGGCAGTTGGCCCGGTACCTGGAGGCCAACGGCATCCGGGGCCGCATCGTGCCGCTGGTCAAGTACGAGGGGCTGCCCTTCTCGGCGGAGGAGATCCTGGCCCGCATCGTGGAGGTGGCCAAGGGCTCATGA
- a CDS encoding glycosyltransferase has product MTIAFFSDSYTPYVSGVVQSIRLTARALTRLGHQVIVVAPAYPSHDAHQPDETGALVLRLPSVPAPGQPVFRIPLPWRRALRPLLGRRLDVVHAHSPFLTGGLARWMARRHRAPLLFTHHTLYHEYAHYGLLPAWALVPTILRRVGAFCRAVDCVVAPTPSIAALLPRLYGSTASVEVIPTGLELRAFREADPTWLRQALAIPADAPVVLHVGRLAREKNILVLMQALRHILDEMASAHAVVVGGGPFLAQLHRAASEPPFAGRLHVVGPVPPHAVPRYMAGASLFLTASTTETQGLVAVEAMAAGLPVVAPRAGGLPDVVTDAQQGWLTEPAAVPLARAALRLLADASTCREMAHRARQRAADFDVETTTRRLLALYETLRTGPLTASPTRQGP; this is encoded by the coding sequence ATGACCATCGCGTTCTTCTCCGACAGCTACACGCCCTACGTCTCCGGCGTGGTGCAGTCCATCCGGCTGACGGCCCGCGCCCTGACCCGTCTGGGCCATCAGGTCATCGTCGTGGCTCCGGCTTATCCGTCCCACGACGCCCACCAGCCCGACGAGACCGGTGCCCTGGTGCTGCGGTTGCCCTCGGTGCCCGCGCCGGGGCAGCCCGTCTTCCGCATCCCGCTGCCCTGGCGGCGAGCGCTGCGGCCGCTCTTGGGGCGACGCCTCGACGTGGTACACGCGCACAGCCCGTTCCTCACCGGCGGCCTGGCCCGGTGGATGGCCCGCCGGCACCGGGCCCCCTTGCTCTTCACCCACCACACGCTCTACCACGAGTACGCCCACTACGGGTTGTTGCCCGCGTGGGCGCTGGTGCCGACCATCCTGCGGCGCGTGGGGGCGTTTTGCCGGGCGGTCGACTGCGTCGTCGCCCCCACCCCATCCATCGCGGCGCTACTGCCGCGTCTGTACGGCTCGACGGCATCCGTCGAGGTGATCCCCACCGGCCTGGAGTTGCGAGCCTTCCGCGAGGCGGACCCCACGTGGCTGCGGCAGGCCCTGGCCATCCCTGCGGACGCCCCAGTGGTCTTGCACGTCGGCCGCCTCGCACGCGAGAAGAACATCCTGGTCCTGATGCAGGCGCTACGCCATATCCTCGACGAGATGGCGTCGGCTCACGCGGTCGTGGTGGGAGGGGGGCCCTTCCTGGCCCAGCTGCACCGAGCCGCTAGCGAGCCGCCCTTCGCCGGACGGCTGCACGTGGTCGGTCCGGTGCCGCCCCATGCGGTGCCGCGCTACATGGCCGGAGCCAGCCTCTTCCTGACGGCCTCCACCACCGAAACCCAGGGGCTGGTGGCCGTGGAGGCCATGGCGGCGGGGCTGCCGGTGGTGGCACCGCGCGCCGGCGGACTGCCGGACGTGGTCACCGACGCGCAGCAAGGGTGGCTGACCGAGCCCGCTGCGGTCCCTCTGGCCCGCGCCGCGCTCCGCCTGCTCGCCGATGCCTCCACGTGCCGTGAGATGGCGCACCGGGCGCGGCAACGCGCCGCCGACTTCGACGTGGAGACGACGACCCGGCGTTTGCTGGCCCTCTACGAGACGCTGCGGACCGGTCCGCTCACCGCCAGCCCCACGCGGCAGGGGCCCTAG